From the genome of Bacteroidota bacterium:
TGCGATCACGACAGAGACCATTGACGCTATCAAGAGATTTTTTTTCATCATAACCAATTCAACTGTTCACTGAACCAATAGTTAATTTTAAGGAATATGCGCATATCACTTTTGTATTGTGGATTGCTCATCCATTGGAGCTGAAAATCTGTGGACAGCGTTTGACCGGTACGATAGTTGACACCAAGTGTTCCATTAACAACATCGCTGGCCGGTGCAGTTTTATCAAGTTTATATGATGCAAAACCAAGTGCACACATAGGTGTAAACGTTCGTTCCATCATTGGATATGCTGCTTGAACCGAGACACCATTCAATTCACCGGCATAACCGAAATTTTGTGTGTAGGTAGCCGAAAGAAAATCGTATGTCCCTCCAACAACTAACCGCTGACTGCTCTCATCAACATAATCAACATTAGCAAAACGTGCAAAGATGAATGTCTTTGCCAATGGCCGGTATTCCAATCCTCCCTCAATCTCTTTAGTACTGTTGATATTGAAGACGGAAAAAATGGAATTATAGGCAACTCTTGGCTGACGATAAATATATTCTCCGGTGACATTCAGCTCCTTCATCACTCCAACACGGGCAAAGGTCTGTATTTTTGCGATCTCTTCTGAGTGGAAATCATAATCCGACTTTGCCTGTACGGAAAACATTTGCTCATGTGCATATTCAACATCCACCGAAGCAAGTTCCTCTTCGTTCGGTCTGCTGTTAATGACAATTGCATAAGGATTAAAAAGAGAATCCATACGAAGCGCCGTGTATGGCTTTCGCTGCCATCGTTTATTCATGTAACTGATTCCGATCACTCCCTCTTCTATCGGCGCGTAGGTAACCTGTCCACCAAATAATCCGTTCGAGCCAATATAACTTTTTCTAATTTCGCGCGATTGGATGACATTGGAGCCGCCGTATCCGGTGACTGCTAATGACCGATCAAGGAACCGCGCTGTTCCGGAAATACCGTCGATCAATCCGCTGCCAACGCCTGCAAAAACAAATTGGCGGCCTACAGTAAGATCTGCAATACCGCCAATGTTTTTTATCTTCATCAGGAAAGAATTCACTCGTAATTCAGGATCCGTAGAAAGCGTGGCACCAAAATCATTTGATACCATTGCATTCATATTGAACGAATAATTTTCGGTTGCCGCATTCACATACACGTTCTCGTATGCTCTTAGATACAATACTTTCGCTAACGCTGTATCTCTGCCTTCAAATCCGTAAAACGATGTTGTCAAACGTCCCGTTGTCATCTGCGCCGAAGCGCTCAGCGAGAGCAAGACAAGACCGAGGTATATTTTGCGTACCATTATTATCCTTTCGGCATCGGATGTTTAATTTCTTCGAACATTTTCTTGAAATCGAAATCTTTAATAGCATGCATTTTCGGTGTATGGCAGCCAATGCAAACTTTTTCTTCGACTTTCACAACCAAACCAGCAGCAATTGCTTTTTCTTTATTTTCCGGTTTGTTGTGAATTGCTTTGTAGCCGGACGCTGCACCATGACATGCTTCGCATTGTACACCCATTTCTGCTTTGAACGATTTCTCAACTGCTTCACCAAAGCCGGTAGTATGGCATTCCAAACATTCTTTTGCTTCGCTTGCTGCACCGGCAATACTCTTCGCTTTTGCATATTCGGCAGCTTTATCTGTCTTCAATACAGTAAATGCTTCTGCATGTTTTGATTTTTTCCATACTTCCACTTGCTTCCCTTGTTTCGGAAGATTGTGGCAGGCGCATGTGTTTACTCCGACAAATTTATTTTGAGCGATCAACGGAAAAGCAAAAATCAATAATAGAAGAGTGAATCGTTTCATATCAGGTCTCCTTTGAAGTAAGTTGTGAGGGGAATAAGAAAACTGAAACTATAACGGCAAACCATGTGCCGTGTTATTTTACATAAAATTGATCATTTTTGCACCATTTTTTTACACTTCTTTCCATAGATGCGAAATCATTGTCTCCCGCTTTTGCAAAGGTAAGAAGAAATCAGATAAATGTGTCTGTGTGAAAATACCACCGTTATTTTTTTGACTCTATCTTACGAATATAGAAATAGAGTGAAATGACTAAAAAGGTAATGATAAATGTCGAAACTCCTAACCCTTTTCGCCGGAAATAATACTCCTCTATTGATTGCTGCGCTTCGCCCTGGACGAATGTTGCCACATTAATTCCATTGGACACCACTTCACGGAATTTTGCTTCATTGAATGAATGGACCAGCGTTCGCGATTGGAGGCGGGCTTGATGTGCATCCCGAAGCTTGAACTTTGCTTCAGTAACTTCCATTCCTTTTTGTTCTGCATCAACGATTAACGTTTCTGCAAGCTGCTGCTGAGCATGTAAACTGTCAATCAACATACGCATAGTTCCTGCTACTTGAAATCCTTTGATGTTCTTTGATTCGCTGTGGCATTTTGAACAAACTGCTTTGCTTGATGTGCCGACCAATTCATCAGTGGCATGAAGAATTTCGTGGTTACTATGACATGTTTCGCATTCCGGAAGATTTCGTTCATCAAATGCTTTTTTGTGAGGACTTGCTGAAAATAATTCTGCATTCAATGCATGACATGAGCCGCATACTTTAGAAATTGATTGTACACCGGGAGGTGTTGCACCGTGATTCCCGTGACAATCATTGCATGCTGGTGCCGATAAATCCTTTTTCACCATCAACGCCTTACCATGGACGCTCCTTTGATACTTTTCAAATTGATCGACAGGAATTTTATATTCCTTCATTCGATCTTTGTCACTATGACATTTCGCGCACGTCGCCGGGAGATTGGCCGGATAAATTGTAGAGCGCGTATCATTAACGGATCGAATCCCGTGACTTCCATGGCAGCTTGCACATTCAGCAACTTTGACATCCCCCTTTGCATGCTTCATACCATGTACGCTCGTCGTATATTTTGCCATTTGGTCAATGGGCAGCGATGGA
Proteins encoded in this window:
- a CDS encoding cytochrome c family protein, whose protein sequence is MKRFTLLLLIFAFPLIAQNKFVGVNTCACHNLPKQGKQVEVWKKSKHAEAFTVLKTDKAAEYAKAKSIAGAASEAKECLECHTTGFGEAVEKSFKAEMGVQCEACHGAASGYKAIHNKPENKEKAIAAGLVVKVEEKVCIGCHTPKMHAIKDFDFKKMFEEIKHPMPKG
- a CDS encoding cytochrome c3 family protein → MKNIKILLANLVVIIMCQSIAFADDQCYTCHSSTVGDAPSQKFQTDVHFKKGISCAACHGGNSKSDDMDIAMSKKAGYTGVPKGDDISEACATCHASAETMKKYGSSLPVDQWDELQKSVHSKTSFTGKEHIAQCTTCHGAHGIVSPKNPTSPVYPLNVTKLCSQCHSDAKFMRAYNPSLPIDQMAKYTTSVHGMKHAKGDVKVAECASCHGSHGIRSVNDTRSTIYPANLPATCAKCHSDKDRMKEYKIPVDQFEKYQRSVHGKALMVKKDLSAPACNDCHGNHGATPPGVQSISKVCGSCHALNAELFSASPHKKAFDERNLPECETCHSNHEILHATDELVGTSSKAVCSKCHSESKNIKGFQVAGTMRMLIDSLHAQQQLAETLIVDAEQKGMEVTEAKFKLRDAHQARLQSRTLVHSFNEAKFREVVSNGINVATFVQGEAQQSIEEYYFRRKGLGVSTFIITFLVISLYFYIRKIESKK